In the bacterium genome, AACTTCAATGATAACCTTCCCCGTTTTCCGGTCAATGCCTTTTTCTTTCAAGCCCTTCCCTTGCCAGACAAGGTCAAACTTCAAATGCCGCGCCGCGGCCTCGGCAAATTCCCGAACTGAATGCGATTCGTTAGTGGCAATAACGAAATCATCGGGTTTCGGTTGCTGAAGCATCAGCCACATGGCCTCAACATAATCCTTCGCGTGCCCCCAATCCCGGTGCGCGTCCAAATTACCGAGAAAAAGTTTTTGTTCTTTTCCGAGTTTAATTCTCGCTAAACCACGGGTGATTTTCCGCGTAACAAACGTTTCTCCACGGCGCTCGCCTTCATGATTGAACAAAATGCCGTTGCACGCGAACATTCCGTAACTTTCCCGGTAATTTTTCGTAATCCAATAAGAAAAAACTTTCGCGACGCCATAAGGAGAACGCGGATGAAACGGCGTTGTTTCCCTAAGCGGAAGCTCAACGGCTTTGCCGAACATTTCGCTGGACGATGCCTGATAAAACTTTGTTTTCATCCCGCTTTCCCGTATCGCGTCAAGAATACGGAGCGTGCCCAAACCGGTCACGTTCGCGGTGTACTCCGGCATATCAAAACTGATTTTGACATGGCTCTGCGCGCCCAAATTATAAATCTCATCGGGTTTTACTTTTTCCAAAATCCTACAGATATTGCTGCTATCCGACAAGTCGCCGTAGTGCAAAAAAAGCTTCACGCCGTTCACGTGCGGATCCTGGTAAAGATGGTCAATGCGCGACGTGTTAAACGTTGAGGCGCGGCGGATAATGCCGTGCACTTCGTATCCTTTGTCCAATAAAAATTCCGCAAGATGTGAACCATCTTGACCGGTGATTCCGGTGATAAGCGCGATTTTTTTCTTTTTATCCGCCGTTCGTTTAGCCATCTTTCATCATGTCAACCATGCTGCCGATCGTTTGTTTAATGTTGTGATGTTTAAGCACAATCTCGCGCAATACCTGGTCGCGCTTCCCTTCCCGCAATACGGCAACCATGCCTGCCACTACCGCCACGTCTTTCCGCAAAGCAGCGTATGCCGCAGGTAACATGCCACGAAATGCCTCGCTTGTCGTTACGACAGGCATTCCGCAAGCCATTGCTTCTATAACTACCTTATCAATACTACCGGTTTCGCTCGCGTGGATAAACACATCATGCGATTGATACAACGTCGGTAATTCATGATAACTTTTTGCGCCCACAAAGTCAACAAACGCGGTGAGTCCTTTCTGGGCAATATACGCGCGCAAATCCGCAGCATAACGCACGTCGCTGTTAGTTGCGGGGGCACCCACAACCGTCAGCATCACGCGTTGCGGCACGAGCGCGCGGCAAACATCAAGCACGTCAACAATAAACCGAAAATCTTTTGTGGGCGACAACCGTCCGACTGCTAAGAGCTTCAGTTGTTGAGGGTCATGCGCAAATTCGCCGGAGACAAAAAAGTCGGTGTCAATGCCGTGTCCGGTAACAACTTTTTTTGATGTCTGCAACCGAAAACTTTCTTCCGACGCAGTAAACACCCGTGTCGCACAAAGCGTTGCGATACGAAGCAACAACGTCACGGACTTATGCGTATACCAAAGATATATCGGCTTACGAAACAAGGCGGCAAAGGGATAGAGCAACACCACCCACGCGGGAATCATATGCACAAAAATCGCGTCAGTTTGACGCATAGCGCGAAACGCGAAGCGGAAAAAATTAACGTACCGCCGCAGACGATCGAAGCCCGCCTCTTTGCCAAGCGAATATACCGCGACGTTTGGCGGGAAGGCATGCCTCCCCACGCGGTTCGCGATAACCTCCACTCTTTCGGCATGTTTCGCGAACTCCGAAATCCATCGGTTAAAAAACCCGAGAATGGCGTCGTTCGCGTCAACAGACTGCGTAACAATACAGAGTTTCATGTGGGAGATTGCGCATCCTCGCCGGATTTTTTTACCGCAAGAAAAAGGTACGCGGGGATACCCGGAATTGCAAACATGACGATTTCCGCGATATGCGAAAGAAAACTGAAAGAGATTGCGAGCTCGCGCCCGAAACCAAGCAGCGTCAACGCCAATGTTTTTGCTCCTTCAAACAATCCGAAATTGCCGATGGTGTAGAACGGCAAAGTTGAAGCGAGCGTCGGCAAACTCGCCATAAATACGGACTGCCAAAAACCGATTGCGAGACCCAAGCCCAGCGCGATAAACCACAGCATAAAATAAATCGCGGCCCAGACAAGCATGGTCCACATGAACGTCCGCGCGAATAACCGTGGTTCACGGCCGGCGGCAATCGTGGAGATAATCTCCCGAACTTTCTCCAACATGCGGCTACCGAAGGCATAACGCTTCAGCCGCAACAACTCAAAAAGTCCGTTAATCGCCCAAAGCACCTTCGTCTCCCAAAAAAAGAAAAGAAAAAACACCGCGAGCAATACGATGAATCCCGCGGCGGAAAGAAAAACAAGCTGTTGGGCATTTTGGAGTCCCCGCGCGACAAAGACGACAGAGACAAGCATCGCCGCGACAGTTAAAAGCATATCAAACGCGCGCGAAATAAAAAGCGATGCGACATTCACACCAAGACCCACTTTTCCGGTGCGCTGTACGTAATAGACATAAGAGAACTCCCCCATCCGCGCCGGCGCAACGCTGTTCACAAATGCATGCGCGAAAGTAATCGCTATCATGCGCCGCAATGGAATACGCCTCGCAACAAGATCCCAAAACCGCGCCGCGCGGAACGCGTTCACTACTCCATACATAGCAAATGCCGCGAGTAAATATGGCAATCGAATATTTCGCGCAAGCGTCATAATATCGCCAAAACTCATCTGCGCCAGAAGAAACCAGAGCAGGAGCAACGATAGGCTGACAGTGATTATGCGGTAATATTTTTTCATACAATACCTTCAAGCGCTTTCTTATACCGTGCGAGATACCCGGCTTTCGACGGAAGCGCCGCGAGTACTTCACTATGATGCGCCCCCATCTCTTGCCGCAACGACGGCTTTTCGATTAAACGAACGAGCGCTTCAGTAACGGCGGAAGCGTTCCCTATCGGGCAAACAATACCATTAAATCCGTCAACAATAAACTCCCCGGCGAGTCCCACGTCAGTCATCACAACCGGCAGTCCGCACGCGGCCGCCTCCACCGCTGTGCGACCATAGCCCTCATAATTTGAGGTGATCAGGAACACATCAGCGCCTTTATAATAGGAAACGGGTTCGTTTGTCCATTCTTCAAAAACAACGGTATCTTGCAACTTTAAACTTGCAACTTTAAACTTGAGCGCTTCGCGCTCCGGTCCCTCCCCCATAATCACCAACCCCGCGTGCGGATACTTTTTAACGACCTCGCGCGTCGCCGCAATGCCCAAACCGATATTTTTCTCCCGCGTCAGGCGCGAAGCCATGAGGATAATTTCGCCGAACTGCGGATACTTTTTCTTTAAGTCGGATGCGGGTGGTGTGGCGCGGAGCGCCGCGGCATCAACAAAAATCGGGAGTACGGTAATCTTTTCTTCGCCGACG is a window encoding:
- the gmd gene encoding GDP-mannose 4,6-dehydratase encodes the protein MAKRTADKKKKIALITGITGQDGSHLAEFLLDKGYEVHGIIRRASTFNTSRIDHLYQDPHVNGVKLFLHYGDLSDSSNICRILEKVKPDEIYNLGAQSHVKISFDMPEYTANVTGLGTLRILDAIRESGMKTKFYQASSSEMFGKAVELPLRETTPFHPRSPYGVAKVFSYWITKNYRESYGMFACNGILFNHEGERRGETFVTRKITRGLARIKLGKEQKLFLGNLDAHRDWGHAKDYVEAMWLMLQQPKPDDFVIATNESHSVREFAEAAARHLKFDLVWQGKGLKEKGIDRKTGKVIIEVDPRYFRPAEVDILRGDASKAKNILGWEPKIGFGELVRVMADADLKREGETLV
- a CDS encoding lysylphosphatidylglycerol synthase transmembrane domain-containing protein; the encoded protein is MKKYYRIITVSLSLLLLWFLLAQMSFGDIMTLARNIRLPYLLAAFAMYGVVNAFRAARFWDLVARRIPLRRMIAITFAHAFVNSVAPARMGEFSYVYYVQRTGKVGLGVNVASLFISRAFDMLLTVAAMLVSVVFVARGLQNAQQLVFLSAAGFIVLLAVFFLFFFWETKVLWAINGLFELLRLKRYAFGSRMLEKVREIISTIAAGREPRLFARTFMWTMLVWAAIYFMLWFIALGLGLAIGFWQSVFMASLPTLASTLPFYTIGNFGLFEGAKTLALTLLGFGRELAISFSFLSHIAEIVMFAIPGIPAYLFLAVKKSGEDAQSPT
- a CDS encoding glycosyltransferase family 4 protein, translating into MKLCIVTQSVDANDAILGFFNRWISEFAKHAERVEVIANRVGRHAFPPNVAVYSLGKEAGFDRLRRYVNFFRFAFRAMRQTDAIFVHMIPAWVVLLYPFAALFRKPIYLWYTHKSVTLLLRIATLCATRVFTASEESFRLQTSKKVVTGHGIDTDFFVSGEFAHDPQQLKLLAVGRLSPTKDFRFIVDVLDVCRALVPQRVMLTVVGAPATNSDVRYAADLRAYIAQKGLTAFVDFVGAKSYHELPTLYQSHDVFIHASETGSIDKVVIEAMACGMPVVTTSEAFRGMLPAAYAALRKDVAVVAGMVAVLREGKRDQVLREIVLKHHNIKQTIGSMVDMMKDG
- a CDS encoding glycosyltransferase, which encodes MTMKVLMFSTDVKILGDGTDARRRMVEYGTLFEELHVVVFTTRKFPIPRPKSEIIGNVYFYPTNSRWKIARLWDAYKIAKSIIRNLKLEIRNYVISAQDPFETGIVGYMLKRKFGIPLQVQAHTDFFSPYFAAESWKNRLRVIVGRRIVRAADSVRTVSERVKRTLVGEGDVGEEKITVLPIFVDAAALRATPPASDLKKKYPQFGEIILMASRLTREKNIGLGIAATREVVKKYPHAGLVIMGEGPEREALKFKVASLKLQDTVVFEEWTNEPVSYYKGADVFLITSNYEGYGRTAVEAAACGLPVVMTDVGLAGEFIVDGFNGIVCPIGNASAVTEALVRLIEKPSLRQEMGAHHSEVLAALPSKAGYLARYKKALEGIV